A window from Cryptomeria japonica chromosome 1, Sugi_1.0, whole genome shotgun sequence encodes these proteins:
- the LOC131034131 gene encoding replication protein A 70 kDa DNA-binding subunit A-like, giving the protein MYQYSTPKSTGQVFSFDMIDDEGTEIRITCFGDVAEMHYHRVEPGTYYTVSKGCVKEANTKWNMLNSHLEITLDNNSILKRCDVVVESEANNSQFTPINEITYCTNNTLVDVIGIVVAVGEPSLIRRKDGSEVTKRTVKINDASTFTIDVNLWGATWQGLGEDLKNMHTTQTAVVLVVRNAHVGYFNGKVINTTTATTLNINPSVPETETLMSRGKIPDALLPLSCVAGQLNSQYSRMTITAILERTSVLSETVESTIRAVVRIIKTDSFCYPACPLKFNGKECKKKCAQQSDNQWFCSRCQTAVPECNYKYLLQMKLQDHTGALWATAFDEVGTNILQISAKELYMLQYDLTTQKHLSPLSSMCFCLPLFSHSLLQQTCTIQNPGSKQR; this is encoded by the coding sequence ATGTATCAATATAGTACACCAAAGTCCACTGGCCAAGTATTTAGCTTTGACATGATAGATGATGAAGGTACTGAAATTAGAATAACTTGCTTTGGCGATGTAGCAGAAATGCATTATCATAGGGTTGAACCAGGAACATATTATACTGTGTCAAAAGGTTGCGTTAAAGAAGCTAACACTAAATGGAATATGCTTAACAGCCATCTTGAGATAACTTTGGACAACAATTCAATATTGAAGCGTTGTGATGTTGTTGTTGAAAGTGAAGCAAATAATTCTCAATTCACACCAATCAATGAAATTACATACTGCACCAACAACACTTTAGTTGATGTTATTGGTATTGTAGTTGCTGTTGGAGAACCCTCATTAATTCGTAGGAAGGATGGAAGCGAAGTAACAAAGAGAACTGTAAAAATAAATGATGCCTCAACTTTTACTATCGATGTTAACTTATGGGGAGCAACATGGCAAGGGCTAggtgaagatttgaagaacatgcACACAACCCAAACAGCTGTTGTCCTTGTAGTTAGAAATGCTCATGTTGGTTATTTCAATGGAAAGGTGATCAACACAACCACAGCAACAACTCTAAATATAAACCCTTCTGTACCTGAAACAGAGACACTTATGTCAAGAGGAAAGATTCCAGATGCCCTTTTGCCACTATCGTGTGTTGCTGGTCAGCTTAACTCACAATACAGTAGGATGACAATCACAGCTATTTTAGAGCGTACAAGTGTTCTCTCTGAAACAGTTGAAAGTACTATTAGGGCTGTTGTGAGAATCATTAAAACTGATTCTTTTTGCTATCCAGCCTGCCCTTTGAAATTTAATGGAAAAGAATGTAAAAAGAAATGCGCCCAGCAAAGTGATAATCAATGGTTTTGTTCAAGATGTCAAACTGCTGTGCCAGAATGCAATTACAAATACTTATTGCAAATGAAGCTCCAAGATCATACAGGGGCTCTTTGGGCTACTGCCTTTGATGAGGTTGGCACAAATATACTGCAAATATCTGCCAAGGAGCTTTACATGCTGCAATACGATTTGACTACACAAAAACACCTCAGTCCATTATCAAGCATGTGCTTTTGTCTTCCTTTGTTTTCACACTCTCTATTACAACAGACATGTACAATTCAGAACCCAGGCTCAAAGCAACGATAA
- the LOC131857220 gene encoding cyclin-dependent kinase B2-1-like encodes MPISKKEKKMEVYESLEKIEKIGEGTYGKVYKVKDINTGQIFVLKKLKIENNDEGVSVSTLREISLLRALSNRSYIVRLVSRNLYFLSDVKQDYTDFIIIAEYIKFLADRIVHGSLLPSWRPLNPAIGRETNKEQSG; translated from the exons ATGCCCATTtccaagaaggaaaagaaaatggaaGTTTACGAGAGCTTGGAGAAGATTGAGAAGATTGGAGAAGGAACTTATGGTAAGGTATACAAAGTGAAGGACATTAACACAGGTCAGATTTTCGTGCTTAAGAAGCTCAAGATCGAGAATAATGATGAGGGAGTTTCCGTCAGTACACTAAGGGAGATATCACTCTTAAGGGCACTTTCTAATAGGTCTTACATTGTAAG ATTGGTTTCTCGCAATCTTTACTTTTTAAG CGATGTTAAACAGGACTATACAGATTTTATTATCATAGCAGAGTATATTAAATTTTTGGCTGATAGAATAGTTCATGGAAGTCTGTTGCCTTCATGGAGACCCT TGAATCCT GCTATTGGACGTGAAACAAATAAGGAACAAAGTGGGTAA